The DNA region CGCGTTTGGCCCCGGACCAATTTAATTTGATTCGCCAGGTGCAAATTGCCTGTGATACCGCCAAGTTGGGTGTGGCACGGTTAACCGGTAAGCAGGAGTCTGCCCCGGTTCATCCCGATGTCGAGACTTCGTTAGCTGAACTCAAGGCACGTATCCACTCTGTAATTGAATATTTGGCCCAGTTTTCACCCAGCGATTTTGAGGATGCTGCAGAGCGCAGTATCAGCCAACCGCGCTGGGAGGGAAAATATCTCACAGGGTATGAGTTTGCCATCCAGCATGTGATTCCCAATTTGTATTTCCATATCACTACGGCTTATGCAATTCTGCGTCACAATGGTGTGGACATAGGCAAGAAAGATTATCTCGGGCCTATGCCCTATAAGTCCTGAATGGCAGCTACAACAATTGTTACCCAATAAAAAGGGCTGGTATTAACCAGCCCTTTTTATTGGGTGTAACCGGAGCATTTAGTGATGAGCAGCCGGTACAGTTTCTGCGGGCTGTAATTTCCCCATACGTTTCAACACATGACCGGCCATACCTTGCGCCAATTGTTGTTCGCTCAAAAATATCTTGCCGATTTTTTCTTGCGTCCACATCTCGGCTTCTTCCTCATTGTGGGTGCGAATCACTGCTTCAATTTTTGGATTGAGCTGGCGGGCCACATCGACCATTTGCCTGACGTGAACAGTATTGGATGTCGCCGCGACTAATAGGCTGGCGTTGGTAATATGCGCCTGAATCAGTACATTGGGATCTGCTGCATCACCGCAGACTGCCGGGATATTCTGGCTGCGCAGTTTTTCAACCAGCTCGCGATTAGCTTCTGCAACCACGTAGGGAATTTTCTGTTCGTCCAGGATGCGGGCGATACGCTTGCCTACACGCCCGTAGCCAACCAGGACAACCTGGCCGGATAAATAAGCTTCGTCTGTTGTCATGGGCAGGGTTGCCAGTGGGTCGTCACGGGTGTCCAGGCTGCGCGCATAGGCAGAGCGCGCTTTCAGCCATTGCTGTAAGGGATCGAGTGTGGCAAAAAGTGCTGAGTTCAGCGCGATCGATGCCAGGGCGCCTGCCAGAATCAAATTCTGGGCTTCGATACTCATCATCCCCAGGCTCATGCCCAGCCCGGCGAGGATAAACGAGAATTCACCAATCTGTGCAAGGCTCGCCCCTACGGTAAGGGCCGTGTTCAGTGGATAGCGGAATGCCAGCACCAGTGCAACGGCTGCAAGGGTTTTACCAAACATAATAATCGCCACAACGGCGAGCACTTTCAGGGGATGTTCGACAAGCACATGGGGATCAAACAACATCCCGACAGATACAAAGAATAAAACGGCAAAGGCATCGCGCAGTGGCAGTGAGTCATCGGCTGCGCGGTGGCTGAACTCAGATTCACGCAGCATCATGCCGGCAAAGAACGCACCCAATGCAAAGGAAACGTCGAACAGTGCCGCTGAACCATAGGCAACACCCACTGCCGTAGCGATCACACAGAGGCTGAACATTTCGCGTGAGCCGGTTCCCGCTACCCACCAGAGCAACTTTGGGAGCAGGCGTTTACCCACCACCAGCATAAAGGCAATAAACGCAATCACTTTCAGCATGGTAATGCCCAGGGTAATGCCGATGTTGGTATCGCTAACCCCATGTTCGGCATTGGTTTGGCCACCCATGACACTGGCAAGGGCGGGTAGCAGTACCAGTACCAACACCATGACCAGGTCTTCGACAACCAGCCAGCCAATGGCGATTCGCCCATTGATACTGTCGACAACCCCCCGGGCTTCCAGTGCTTTTAGCAGTACCACTGTACTGGCAACAGAGAGGGCGAGACCAAAGATCACGGCTTCACCCCAGTGCCATCCCCAATAGATGCCAACGCCTGCACCCAATGCGCTGGCAACGGCAATTTGTGCAATAGCACCGGGAATAGCGATACGTTTTACCGAGAGCAAATCATTAACGGAAAAGTGCAACCCCACACCAAACATCAGCAGCATGACGCCAATTTCTGCAAGTTGGGGGGTTAATTCAGCATCGGCGACGAATCCGGGCGTATAAGGACCAACGATAATGCCCGCCAACAGGTAACCTACCAGTGGGGGCATTCGCACACGTGTGGCAAGAAAACCCAGAATCATCGCCAGGCCGAGACCCGCGGCGATGGTAGTGATCAAGCTGATGTTATGGGGCATAGCCTATCCTCATATTGGTATAAAAAAGTCATTTTCCGGACTATAAAGGCCTGTATCGGAGGATAGCAACCCGTTTTTAACAGGCGTTAACACTTTTAATGAGGCGTTTACGAATATAAAACCTGTACTGCCCGAGGTATTTGGCAGTGACATGCCCCCTGGTAGTTAACCCGGTATCAGGGGGCACGATGACGTGGATGTTTAACGCTTTACACGAGGACAGATATTTACAATTCCCTGGCGATTTTGGCTTTTCTTACCAGTTGCACAAACTCTGTGCGATAGCCGTATTCATCGTTTCCCTTATTGGCTTGCGCCAATTCAATCACCTGGTCATAGGTGAAGTCGCCTGTGTATTTGCCGCCTTTCAGCAATTGGGCAAAACCGGCAACCGCCGTTGCAAACCTGGCTTCCTGTTGCAATTCGGGCGTGGCCTTGTTGTTTTTAAGCACAGGTTGTTCCAGCAATTGTGATTTATCGTTAGTGGGTAATTTGTAACGCAAGCGCACCAGGCCATATTCATTGCCGCTACTGTTGGCAGCGGTTGTCGGCGTTTGGTAGCGACCGGCTTCAAGCAGGCCGGAGTCTGTACCGACCGGGGTAATTTCATAGATAGCCGTAACCCGCTGGCCCGATCCCACGTCACCGGCATCGACCTTATCGTTGGCAAAGTCTTCGCGCTTGAGCGCGCGGGTTTCGTAACCGAGCAGGCGATATTCCGCGACGGTAGCCGGGTTAAATTCCACCTGGATTTTTACATCCCTGGCGATAGGGAAGAGGGTAGAGGTTGCTTCGTTGACCAGAACTTTTTGCGCCTCACTGAGCGTATCAATATAGGCAGCGGTGCCATTGCCGTTTTGCGCCAGGGTCTGCATCAGGGCGTCCTGGTAATTGCCCTGGCCAAAGCCCAGTACAGAGAGATAAATACCCTTAGCACGTTTGCGCTCGACAAAATCCTGCAGTGGCTCATCGCCGGTTTGGCCCACATTAAAATCACCATCGGTGGCCAGGATAATGCGGTTGACCCCCTTGGGGTTAAAGTTGGCTTCCGCTAATTGATAGGCGAGTGCAAGCCCTTCGCCACCTGCCGTGCTGCCACCGGCTTGCAGGTTATGTAAGGCCGCAAGGATTTTGCTTTTTTCCCTGACCTTGGTGGGTTCCAATACCGTGCCTGCTGCACCGGCGTAGACCACAATAGCAACCGTATCTTCGGGTTTGAGTGTGCTGAGCAATAACTCCATGGATTGCTTTACCAGCGGCAATTTGCTGGGCTCGTCCATAGAGCCGGACACATCCAGCAAAAATACCAGATTGGATTGCGGGATATGGCCGGCCGGTAATTGATAGCCCTGGATACCTATGTGCAACAGTTTGTTACCGGGTTTCCAGGGGGAATCCAGCACAGTGATATTGGTGGTGAAGGGGGTTTGCGCACTGCTGGGTAGTGGATAGCTGTAATCAAAGTAGTTAACCATTTCCTCAATACGCACGGCGTCTTTGGGGGGCAATTG from Cellvibrio japonicus Ueda107 includes:
- a CDS encoding vWA domain-containing protein, which codes for MTQSPEKHPLDELATLNATPNATIKARHIAAALEAFSSEPSAAADEKTSATEKISAHRQGFLQRLRLTRESTQHGNDTMKNSTHNPHPFWKRPALLSGIAASSIAVIAGLGLMQHYQPGYLATPPMEAHLADTHSDIEEIVVTGMRAELSQAEERQHKAKAIADRQRRMAEAQMAAKPMAAAPTAAVHADAYAPADILQATTREYRDRFNQVDDNPVIATRDNPFSTFSIDVDTAAYSFTRRLLNQGQLPPKDAVRIEEMVNYFDYSYPLPSSAQTPFTTNITVLDSPWKPGNKLLHIGIQGYQLPAGHIPQSNLVFLLDVSGSMDEPSKLPLVKQSMELLLSTLKPEDTVAIVVYAGAAGTVLEPTKVREKSKILAALHNLQAGGSTAGGEGLALAYQLAEANFNPKGVNRIILATDGDFNVGQTGDEPLQDFVERKRAKGIYLSVLGFGQGNYQDALMQTLAQNGNGTAAYIDTLSEAQKVLVNEATSTLFPIARDVKIQVEFNPATVAEYRLLGYETRALKREDFANDKVDAGDVGSGQRVTAIYEITPVGTDSGLLEAGRYQTPTTAANSSGNEYGLVRLRYKLPTNDKSQLLEQPVLKNNKATPELQQEARFATAVAGFAQLLKGGKYTGDFTYDQVIELAQANKGNDEYGYRTEFVQLVRKAKIAREL
- the ybaL gene encoding YbaL family putative K(+) efflux transporter, translating into MPHNISLITTIAAGLGLAMILGFLATRVRMPPLVGYLLAGIIVGPYTPGFVADAELTPQLAEIGVMLLMFGVGLHFSVNDLLSVKRIAIPGAIAQIAVASALGAGVGIYWGWHWGEAVIFGLALSVASTVVLLKALEARGVVDSINGRIAIGWLVVEDLVMVLVLVLLPALASVMGGQTNAEHGVSDTNIGITLGITMLKVIAFIAFMLVVGKRLLPKLLWWVAGTGSREMFSLCVIATAVGVAYGSAALFDVSFALGAFFAGMMLRESEFSHRAADDSLPLRDAFAVLFFVSVGMLFDPHVLVEHPLKVLAVVAIIMFGKTLAAVALVLAFRYPLNTALTVGASLAQIGEFSFILAGLGMSLGMMSIEAQNLILAGALASIALNSALFATLDPLQQWLKARSAYARSLDTRDDPLATLPMTTDEAYLSGQVVLVGYGRVGKRIARILDEQKIPYVVAEANRELVEKLRSQNIPAVCGDAADPNVLIQAHITNASLLVAATSNTVHVRQMVDVARQLNPKIEAVIRTHNEEEAEMWTQEKIGKIFLSEQQLAQGMAGHVLKRMGKLQPAETVPAAHH
- a CDS encoding DUF1993 domain-containing protein encodes the protein MLYDLTVVQFSKMLNNLNAVLDKGAAYAEAKRVDVGVLLGSRLAPDQFNLIRQVQIACDTAKLGVARLTGKQESAPVHPDVETSLAELKARIHSVIEYLAQFSPSDFEDAAERSISQPRWEGKYLTGYEFAIQHVIPNLYFHITTAYAILRHNGVDIGKKDYLGPMPYKS